The Aquila chrysaetos chrysaetos chromosome 18, bAquChr1.4, whole genome shotgun sequence genomic interval CCTTTGAAAACCAAAGTAAATACCAAGAGATTTAATTCTTCCATGCAGACGAAAATGATGCTTTTATCTTGACTGGCCATGAAACAGTGGTAGATCTACTACTGAAATCACATGGGTGAGGGCACAGCCTAAAGCAAAATTCGTAGTCAGTCCTAACTTGCAGCCCAAGGCCAAGCTTTTTCTTACACTCTCTTTCCTATGAGCAAGCCACAAAGtcagaaaattcagcaaaatgtttGTCACCTCCATAAAATCAGGAAGCCTTTCCATTATTTTGCAATATGGTTAGGCTTCTTGAAGGGATGGTCAAACGAAGTTTTAGTACAGGAAGTGTAGACAGGCCAAGAGTTAGACATTCAGATGCAAATAGTGAAATACTACTAACAAGACAACACCAAGTATTGCAATAACAAGACAACAAGTATTGCAATAACAAGACAACAGCAAGTATTGCTATAGGGGATTCCAAGATCTTCAGCCCTTAAACAGCTCTCCCCGCAGCTCTTCCCAAAATTCCTGTGGAAAATCAATGGTAGCTGTAAATAGtctattaaaaaacccaaaacttgtCAATTCACAGACCCTCTGGGAACCACAAACAGATGGTCAGTGATTCCTGCAAAAAAACGCATGTTTTAATTTGAGTGCATAAGTCCTTGGAAAACACTTGCCTAAGCATCTATTAATTTGTTAACTTATGATAGCCTCAGGAGAAGGCACTGCAGTTAAGAATTCACTGGTGTCTCTTCAGGACAGGAGGCTGCAAAAGTCTCTGcaatgaagcatttaaaaattaacctgGTAACAAAGTTCATGGTGAAGCTGTgcaatttgttttctcaaaCTAGATTTGGtccaacatttttcttaactaCTTAAACACAGCAGTTTGTGATTTCAGGGTAAGGAAGGAGATTTATTGCACCAGACTATTGATGGTCTGCAACTAAGtaattaatgagaaataattttgtgttaTGAGCCTGGTGGCAGTGATACGAGACCTTACAGACCATGAGGGACAGAACTTGCTCAGACTTGATCGTgtgaatatgtgtgtgtgtaattgGTAGTATACTTAAAAGAGCTGCTTTCTTGCCTTGGTTTGTTTATCTCCCTAGCTAAATATGTGGTTTATAGGATCTTTTGTCGTAGATGTCACGAAACAGGACATGAAAGTgattcttctttaaaatgtctggAAATAATTATACGTCTTTCTTCTGACACTTTGtgtctttcttctttgtgtaGATCATGGGAGAAGGAGAGCTACCTGGGCTTTTGGTAAATGAAATCAGTGGCAAACATGGGATATTGCATGGCCATGTGGCATTcctgaagaaacatttctacCTCATCACCATGAAGGAATTTCTTGAAGACAGAAAGCGTATGAGTAAAAAGGTCCAAGCGATCTATTTGTGGTGGCACAAACCAGTCATTGACCAAGAGCTCCTCCAGAGCCTGCCAAACTTGAAAGTGATTGCGAATTCAGGAGTAGGGATGGATCACCTGGATCTGAAGCTTGTCGCTAGCTTCGGTGTGAAGATGGCTAATGCTCCACGTGCTGtttccagcagcacagcagataCTGGGatggctttgctgctggcatCTGCTAGAAGACTAGTGGAAGGTAACATCTTAATTCTTTTGTGGCTTCTAAAAATTATACAAGATTTACCTACTATTATTAATTTGACTTTTTCTACAGTTATCTGTAGGGCACATAGTTTcacaaaaaatgtgaaaatctaAATATGTTGGGTTGGCAAACAGAATAATCggtattttcatatattttatatatcatAAATATATCTAAATTATTACATTATACACAAACATACAAAACATATATTTCAACCAGGTATAAATAAGATCATATAAGTTTAGTTTTCACAGATCACCAGCCTGGGTTGAAAATATTTGAGCAGAATCGAATCACATTTGAttcaaatacagctttttgCTTTATGGACCAAGCGGGTTTAGAAGCTGGAATTTAGTTTTTAGAATAAATACAGCAGTAGACTTAGTTTAACAGTTTCAGATGAACAATACACTGAAGTGTACTTCCTACATATGAAAACTTTAAATGTCACTACCTTCTTCAGCAGCACATTTTCGGTGACTATGACATTTGGCTGACATAGGACGTGCTTCTTGATGTGATAGCGTTACAGTGCTATTGACCAAAAGTGAGGGATGCCAAAGATCAGACGAACGCTGCAATCACACGCTGGCAGCAGAAATTAGAGTGTGGGAGGCAACAATGGAGCAGAATAAGGGTATATGCTGAAAGCTGGGGCTGACACGGACATGGGCATATTCTCAGGGACTGAAAGGGATGGGTGCAGAATTGGGGAATTTAAGGGGCATTAGAGAGCAACaaggcagcctgctccagcttcTGCTAGTAGCATCCTTTCTAgtttcttccacatttttttcttgccatttccCCAAATAGACCTACCCTTGGCTCAGTTAGAATGCCTCCTGCTTCAGGAGAAGACCCTCCagattttttctattaaatttacCTGCCTTTGATTTGTCAGCTCTACCACAGGATTCATAGAAACTCAAAGGAGACTTGTCTCCCCCTAAATCTGTTTCTACCTCACAAGGAGGAGACAGATTAAAAGGGAGATTAATTTCTTGTTCCCATCTACAGAAACTATGCCTGGTGGCATTTCTGTTAGCTGTGCCTTGGCAGAGCGTTTTACCCTGAGGCATTTTTTGATACTTTCACAATATTCTGCTTATGTTTTAGAAGAGCTGGCAATATCAGAAGACTGAAATATCAGAAGCGTGTCACCTTGCTAGCAGACTATTAAGTGCCATCTCTGTGcatatattttctgtgttgtcaAACTATCCAAACTCTTGTAGGTTTAACAGATAATTATGGAAATTAGTGACTagtgttttttaaacaagtcacacttttctttccaagagaGTGGCAGAGGTGAACAGGAAACCAGTTCTTATTATTCTAAATAGCAAAACCAACATCTGGTGTTATTCTCCACATGACATTTCCAAACTCTGCAGTGTTACTGGCAATAATTATTTTGATTGGTGATGCAGAACATGGCAATGTTTTTATGAGTCTAAAGCAGTAAAAGGATTTTTAGGGGAGATTACATCAAAAGGCTTTTTGTAGTATGGTGAGAATAAATGGGAATGTCACATACAGGTGGCAGGGAAAGATGATATGTTAGGGAGTCACCTAGGACATTACAAAAACAATTGCTATTTAAAATTGTCTGTTTGTAACCGTTAAAAGTGCGCTATAGTAGCGCAAGCCCAGACTCTTTTGCCTTGTTCCCCCGTGTGGGAGCCCATTCATTTCTCATATTGGAGTGTTTTTCTTGCAGGCTATCACATTGCAATGTCTTCAGGTATGGAGTACAGTGAAGCCGATTTTCTGGGAGTTGAAGTTACTGGAGCTACTCTAGGGATTATTGGCATGGGCAGCATCGGGTATAAGATTGCTCTGAGAGCCAAAGCGTTTGAAATGAACATTTTGTACCACAACAGGACACGGAGGTAAAGATACGTCTTCACCCTAATTACAGCAGAAACTCCCTTTTAGATagtcagtatttccttttcaaggaGTTATATCAGAAATATAGCAAGAAATGAGGGAATAGGGCCGAGattaaaacaaaagggaaaaaaagagcagttgCCTCAAATCAGTCTTGTAAGGAATTACTTGGTGATTAAACATTTGGAAActtaaattaagttttatatTAGAAATTCCAAGGTTTCCTGGAGATGTGAACAGAAAACGGAAAATCAAGCTTAtaccttttttgttcttatcATATCTTACTATAGTGACACATAACTCtagcttttgtttatttttcccccatctttcAAAGTTCAGGCATGATCTTGTTGAAACTGAATGACTGGAGAACTAAGAAATGTATAGCTTGCTCAATATTAAAACTGATTAACTTGAGAGCTGCTCTTGAGAAAACCTTGTTTCTCTTCAAACCAGTAGGAATTTTGCCAAGTATTTAACTGGATTTCACCCTTTATTTCTAGCCCCTCCTAACTTGTGTACCTGGGAATATGATCCTTGTTAGAGATGCAGCACAGGGGCTTTTCTAATATAAAGGTGAGCAAGATCCCCATGTATAACTCGAGGCTGTTGCAATCAGGCAAGGTGCAGCCAACGAGCAGAGCAAATTTTTACTGCTATAAACCACAATCTACCCTGAGAGAACTTTCCTCCTCCCTGACTGAAGGGAGGAGCTGCAGTGCTAGTACATGTGGCTTTTAGTGATTTTCTCCATATGCAGACTGCAGAAGGAGGGTGACTGCCCTAGCTAGCCCTAACCAAATCGCAAGGCTGGATGAGGCCAGAAATTTCTAGCCTTGCTTGGCATTCCTGCtacttcagaaattacaaaaacaGCTGAGCAaactcacattaaaaaaagtattagtgAACACCCTCCTTAAGATCTTTCAGAATTTCCtcataaaccacaaaaaagagaaaataaggcagaaatacttttcttttttcctgcagctcaTCACTAACTCCCTCTGTTTAATACTTTTCAGTCTTTAAAGTAATATCTATGCAAGAGTGCTATGATGAATAATCAAAGCACAGTGcaatagaaattaaaaacctgcttattttaaagtacatttgCACTTCAAGCTTATGTGCTGAAGTGAGGTGCACTCTGCATGCTGCAAAACTGGCTGTAGTTCCAGTCTGTTCTTTACCCACTTAATCTCTGGTTTTTGACCTGGACACTGAACGAAAACAATGAAATGCATGAGTTAGGAGGCACATGCTCCAAAGTCacactgaagttattttcttagtgtgacttctttctttatttctagaTTAGGGAGGAGATAATTAAAGCCATTCTCTTGCAATCAGGAGCAGAAGATTGTACGCACAATCGCCTATCATTGCTTCTTTAGTTCCTGAAGTTCAGGCAGCTAAATGTACAAAGAACAGGAGAAATGGCAAGtattcttttttattgtgaaaagTTCAAACTAAAAATCTCTCCCTACTTTGGTAACTTTTTGTGTTGAACACTTTATTTTGTGAAAGTCCTGGGGCAGCCGGCAGCCTGCCAAAGAGCTGCCTTGCTGATTCCACTCATCAGAAAATGCTGGGCTGACTGGAGGATGCCAACAGGATGAGGACCACCAGCATGCCCAGAGCTCACACCGATGAGTTCTGGTGAATACCACTGCTCTGGCTGGAGCGATTACTGCATCCTGTGAGGTGCACTTTCCCCACGGGGGATCCTGGAGAACGGACCGTGTGCTGCCATCGGTGCCGGTGCTTGGCCTTAGTCCACCTGCAGACTTTAAAAGAAGCCCCTGGACCCTGCACTGCAGCGGCTGAGAGGCAGGCATGCAATCCGTCCCCTGCTGTAGGGCTCGAAGCCTTCCAGAAGGACCCAAACAGCCAGCTGAGACTAACTTCACCTTTGTTTGCCACCTGTTTGCTACGTGAATGTGATAATCAGATCCTTTAGTTTGTATACCAGTGACAtcattgaagaaaatattttcgTGACTGATGCCCTGAAATACAGCGTGAcgcttctttttccccaccagGAAAGAGCAAGAGGAGCAAGCTGTCGGCACCACTTACTGCGAAAAGATAGACGGCTTGCTCCAGCGGGCAGATTTTGTGATGGTGGTGGTGAGCCTGACACCTCAGACGCACAAGCTGATCGGGAAAAGAGAGATGGAGCTGATGAAGCCCACGGCTACTCTCATTAACATCAGCCGAGGTACCATCCACAACCGTTGACTGGCCTGACGAGAAAGTACGAGCCAGCTCCCGGTGCGTTACCCGCAGCGCCATGCTGCATCCACCGCACAGCTGATCATGCGTGGTGAaaattcctctctctccccttctcttctctttccaccCCCAGAGCGTTACCTGCAAATGGCACTCAGAGACACTCTTATTCCAAACCAGGTGCAGTAGTTGACCAAGAGGCGCTGGTGACAGCTCTGCAGACCGGTGTTATCAGGGCCGCAGCTTTGGATGTCACCCACCCCGAGCCACTGCCCAGGTTGCCATCTCTGCTTGTTTCTCAGAAAGGATGGGTGAGCCCGGCCAGAggcaggcagcatccctgcagcgGGCAGGCATCTGGCAGAGGCATCCTCGCCCTCCCCTGGGGTGGAGGTTTGCCTGAAAGTGCCATGAATACGAATGGGATGCAAGCCCAGATGTTGGATCTGATAACAGGGCAAAGGGAAGCCTGGGCGCCGGGAAACAGCAGGAGGGGGCTTGTGTGCCCAGGGGAGCATTAACCGCCCTCCCAGAATCACCatggggagctgcagcagtgctTCGCTTACAAATTGCTTTACCTGAATGGGTGGAAGCCTCTTGAGTCATCCCTCCCTAGACCTGCTGCATTGCCCCAGGGTGTCCCCTCCCCGCAGGCTTGTTTCCCCAGCACAAGGCTGAAGTGCTGCAGATCTCTTGGCTACTCAGCTTCTGTAAAAAAACACCTCTTTTACCAGCATGGTGCCTCATGGATTtagctgtgctggctgcattGTGGGTCGGGGGGAGTTTGGTCTTGGTGTGCCAGGACATCACTCTCCATTATCTGAGTCTACATACGTAACTACAGCTCAGAGCCTTGTGTAGGGTTAATGTGTCAGGAGGGCTTAATCCTCTCTTCTGACAGAGTTCAAATTGCTGCCTAATGGCAAAAGGCTGTTTCCGGACAAAAGAGCACAGTATAAACTCTTCACGTGTACTTTTAACATCCAAAATTACTTGAACACAGGTGATCAGGTTCTGTGGATGTAAGTGGGACTtgtaaatttatattaaattaactttc includes:
- the LOC115353024 gene encoding probable 2-ketogluconate reductase; its protein translation is MGEGELPGLLVNEISGKHGILHGHVAFLKKHFYLITMKEFLEDRKRMSKKVQAIYLWWHKPVIDQELLQSLPNLKVIANSGVGMDHLDLKLVASFGVKMANAPRAVSSSTADTGMALLLASARRLVEGYHIAMSSGMEYSEADFLGVEVTGATLGIIGMGSIGYKIALRAKAFEMNILYHNRTRRKEQEEQAVGTTYCEKIDGLLQRADFVMVVVSLTPQTHKLIGKREMELMKPTATLINISRGAVVDQEALVTALQTGVIRAAALDVTHPEPLPRDHTLLKLKNVIITPHLGIKTDKATYMITEEAVENILAALNGLPIPSEVLPS